The DNA region GGGGCCGCCGAGTCCTCCCCCAACCTGCTCTACCGCATCGCCGTGGGCGTCGGTAACACGCAGGCCGCCGCGAACCTGCGCAACACGCTCTTGCTCGTGCTCGCCGTGTCGCTGCTCGCCCTGGGTCTGGCCGCCTCGCTCGCCGTGCGCGGCGCCCGCCGGATCGTCCAGCCCATCGAGCGCCTCGTGAAGGTCGCCGACGCGATCAGCATGGGCGACCTCACCCGCCCGGTGCAGCCCGAGCGCAACGACGAGATCGGCGACCTCTCGCAGGCCCTGGAGCGCATGCGCCTGAGCCTGGAGGCCGCGATGGACCGCCTGCGCCGCCGCAAGCGCTGACCTTCGAGAGCCGACCACTCCTGCGCGCCCCGGACCTCCCCAGGCCGGGGCGCCCCCTTTGCGCCCCGGGCCGTATGCTCTCCCCATGCGCCCGCCCCTTCCCCCGATCCGTGCCCCCTGGATCCTGAGGATGACGTGGCGGGACCTGTGCTTCCTGCACTGGCCGCTGGACCCCGACCTCATCGCCCGGACGCTGCCCGCCGGGGTCGAGGTGGACACGCGGGCGGGCCGGGCGTGGCTGGGCGCCGTGCCCTTCCGGATGACGGGCGTCTCCCCCCGCCTCCTCCCCGACGTGCCGGGGGTAAGCGCCTTCCCGGAACTCAACCTGCGGACCTACGTGACGGTGGACGGGGTGCCCGGCGTGTGGTTCTACAGCCTGGACGCCGCCCAGCCGCTCGCCGTGCGCCTCGCCCGCCGCCTCTTCCACCTGCCCTATTTCGACGCGCGGATGTGGGTGGACCGGCGGGAGGGCGTCACCCGTTACGCGAGTCTGCGCACCCACCGGGGGGAGCGCCCGGCCCGCTTTGCCGCCGCGTACCGCCCGGTCGGCCCGGCGCTGAACCCGGCGCCGCAAAGCCTGGACGCCTGGCTCACCGACCGGCTCGTGCTCTACAGCGCGGACGGGCGGGGCCGGGTGTTCCGGGGACGGGTCGCCCACGTCGCCTGGCCGCTCCGCCGCGCCGTGGCCGTGGTCGGGGAGAACACCCTCACGGACGGGCTGGGGGTGAGCCTACTCGGCGAGCCGCACCTCCTGCACGCCGAGCACCTGGAAGTTCGGGCGTGGCCGCTGGAGCGGGTGAGGTGAGCCGCGCTCAGCCTGCGCCCTCCAGCCGGAACGCCTCGTGCAGCCCCGCCTCGGCCGTGTCCCGGGCGACGGCGGGCGCGTAGCCCAGCGCGAGGACGGCCTGGTAGGTGCGCCGGGCGAGGTCCCGGTCCCCCTGCGCGTCGCGCACCTGCCCCAGCCGGGCGAGGACCAGCCCCGGCAGGCTGCGCGGCATCTCGTCCGTGAGGGCGTGCGCGGCGCGTTCGAGCAGGGCGCGGGCGGCGGGCAGGTCCCCCACGGCGAGGTGGATGCTCGCGGCGGCGGCGTCCAGCTCCGCCTTCGGAGTCACCGCGTCGCCCGTCTCGCGGCCCAGGGCATCGAGGAGCGCGCCGAGGTCGTCGTCCTCGCGCAGTTGCCACGCCCGGTCAGCGAGGGCGCGCAGGCGGCTCGTCTCGCCGGGGGTGAAGTCGCCCAAGCTGGGGAGGCGTGCCCCCGGCAGGCGGTCCAGCAGACCCGGCAGGTCGTCGAGCGGGACGAGGACGACGCCGCTCTCCCCCACCAGCGCGTCGGCGAGAGCGCCCAGCCGACGCTCCCGCCAGCGGGTCCCCGGTCCCTCGTCGAGGGCGGCGCGGACGGCGGCGTGGTAGGCGCGGGCCGCCTCCAGCACCTCGGCGCCCAGGGCCCGCCCCGGGGTGAGGGGGGCCGTGAGCACCGCCGCGAACTCGCGCTCCGCCCTCGACGCCGCCCGCAGCCGCTCCCGGCCCTGCGGGTACTGGGCCAGGAAGGAGACGAACTGCTCGTGGTCGGCCTCCGCCTGCGCGGCCCCGTCGTCCCGAAAGGTCTCCCGGATGCGCAGCCGCGCGGCGGGCAGAGCGTCACGCAGGGGGTGGTCGGGGTCGGCGCCGCTCGCCCAGCCCACCTCGGACACGCCGAGGAAGCGCAGGAGTTCCACCGCCGTGCCCGCGTTGAACGCCGGGTGGAGCCGGAAGAGGTCGCCCAGGTCGGGCAGGAGGATGAGGGGCGTTCCTCCGCCCGTCATCGGCCCACCCGCACGCCCCGCGCCGCGAGCGAATGCAAAAAGGCTTCCGGGTCGGCAGGAGTCAGGAAGAAGGCCGTGCCCC from Deinococcus aetherius includes:
- a CDS encoding YqjF family protein, which gives rise to MRPPLPPIRAPWILRMTWRDLCFLHWPLDPDLIARTLPAGVEVDTRAGRAWLGAVPFRMTGVSPRLLPDVPGVSAFPELNLRTYVTVDGVPGVWFYSLDAAQPLAVRLARRLFHLPYFDARMWVDRREGVTRYASLRTHRGERPARFAAAYRPVGPALNPAPQSLDAWLTDRLVLYSADGRGRVFRGRVAHVAWPLRRAVAVVGENTLTDGLGVSLLGEPHLLHAEHLEVRAWPLERVR